A stretch of the Filimonas lacunae genome encodes the following:
- a CDS encoding ABC transporter permease, giving the protein MILKLLKIEWLKLKNYKTFWVLVGLLLLCIIGINYIYFQVIHSNSKATVLMGMAGSPFQFPEIWHTVALIASYLLFLPSLIVIISTTNEFNFKTHRQNVIDGLSRTEFIYGKMLLILVLSVAFTIVLFLTGVVFGLSEAYSYFSMENSSQLYYSFIQCISYTSLALLLSLLLKRSGLTIALFFTYVFLIENILVLLINRFATGDPLEGPGYYLTLDPTDKLVPIQMFQKALQKNFLPPVANLLIAAHCYIILYFVLIKRKFETADL; this is encoded by the coding sequence ATGATACTGAAATTATTAAAGATAGAATGGCTGAAACTAAAGAACTACAAAACCTTCTGGGTTTTAGTGGGTTTGCTATTGTTATGTATTATAGGCATCAACTACATTTATTTCCAGGTAATTCATAGCAACTCTAAAGCAACAGTCTTAATGGGTATGGCTGGCTCTCCTTTCCAGTTTCCGGAAATCTGGCACACTGTGGCATTAATAGCCAGTTACCTGCTCTTCCTGCCTTCGTTGATAGTGATCATTAGCACCACTAATGAATTTAACTTTAAAACCCACCGTCAAAACGTAATCGATGGTTTAAGCCGTACAGAGTTTATATACGGAAAAATGTTATTAATACTGGTACTGTCTGTTGCTTTTACCATAGTGCTGTTTTTAACAGGTGTAGTGTTTGGCCTTAGCGAGGCATACAGTTATTTTTCTATGGAAAACAGCTCGCAACTATACTACTCCTTTATACAATGTATTAGCTATACCAGCCTTGCTTTGTTATTAAGCTTATTGCTAAAGCGCTCCGGGCTTACTATTGCGCTGTTTTTCACCTATGTGTTTTTAATAGAGAATATACTGGTGTTGCTGATTAACAGATTTGCTACCGGTGATCCACTGGAGGGACCGGGTTACTACTTAACACTGGACCCGACAGATAAACTGGTGCCTATTCAAATGTTTCAGAAGGCTTTGCAGAAAAACTTTCTACCTCCTGTAGCCAACTTATTAATAGCAGCTCATTGCTATATTATCCTATACTTTGTGCTTATTAAACGAAAATTTGAAACTGCTGATTTATAA
- a CDS encoding ABC transporter ATP-binding protein, with protein MSSIVSISGISKNYGPIQALDQVSFDIPQSSVFGILGPNGSGKTTLLGILMNVLKSNAGSFTFKGQPFNAVMRKQIGTLLETPNFYHYLSAERNLRIAAEIKGRGFDDIDVVLKKVNLYERRQSKFSTFSLGMKQRLAIASSLLGNPEVLVLDEPTNGLDPVGIAEIRSLITQLAAEGKTIIMASHLLDEVEKVCTHVAILKKGKLLLSGNVNEVFAGEDIIEVSAADITALIAAANSLPGIGKIVTLPTSIQLLYPTGTANLAAINQHCFNNGVVLSQLQLKKKSLESNFFELTN; from the coding sequence ATGTCCTCCATTGTAAGCATATCCGGAATAAGCAAAAACTACGGCCCCATACAGGCGCTGGACCAGGTATCTTTTGATATCCCCCAAAGCAGTGTATTTGGCATACTTGGTCCCAACGGTAGCGGAAAAACCACCCTGCTGGGCATATTAATGAATGTATTAAAAAGCAATGCCGGCAGCTTCACCTTTAAGGGGCAGCCTTTTAATGCGGTTATGCGCAAACAAATAGGCACCTTGCTGGAAACACCCAACTTTTATCATTATCTATCAGCCGAACGCAACCTGCGTATTGCCGCAGAAATAAAGGGAAGAGGTTTTGACGATATTGATGTGGTACTGAAAAAAGTAAACCTGTACGAACGCAGGCAAAGCAAGTTCAGCACTTTTTCACTGGGTATGAAGCAACGCCTGGCCATCGCTTCTTCACTGTTGGGCAATCCCGAGGTGCTGGTGCTGGACGAACCTACCAATGGATTAGACCCTGTAGGTATTGCCGAAATACGCTCGCTGATTACCCAATTGGCCGCTGAAGGCAAAACCATTATTATGGCCAGTCATTTATTGGACGAAGTGGAAAAGGTGTGTACCCATGTAGCCATATTAAAAAAGGGCAAACTGCTGCTTTCGGGTAATGTAAATGAAGTGTTTGCAGGGGAAGATATTATTGAAGTAAGCGCTGCCGACATTACCGCACTCATTGCAGCAGCCAACAGCCTGCCTGGTATTGGCAAAATAGTAACATTACCAACAAGTATACAGTTATTGTATCCTACCGGCACCGCCAACCTGGCTGCCATTAACCAGCATTGCTTTAATAATGGTGTGGTGTTAAGCCAGCTGCAACTGAAAAAGAAAAGCCTGGAAAGCAACTTCTTTGAATTAACCAATTAA
- a CDS encoding RNA polymerase sigma factor has translation MRRFHHYTDIQLIHSFHNGDVRALEALIIRYKDKLFSSILFLVKDKYLAEDLFQEAFIRIIDTLKQNRYNEEGKFLPWAIRIAHNLCVDHFRKLKRLPTIVDSDNNDIFEWLQVADDTPEQKMIRQQSHARVHNMLQELPEEQREVIVLRHFGDLSFKEIAEATNCSINTALGRMRYGLINLRRMMTEKQIAL, from the coding sequence ATGAGAAGGTTTCATCATTATACCGACATTCAACTGATCCATTCATTTCACAATGGTGATGTTCGCGCGCTGGAAGCGCTAATAATCCGTTATAAAGATAAACTGTTCAGTTCTATTTTGTTCCTGGTAAAGGACAAATACCTGGCAGAAGATCTTTTTCAGGAGGCATTTATCCGCATCATTGATACGCTGAAGCAAAATCGCTACAATGAGGAAGGTAAATTCTTACCCTGGGCCATCCGGATTGCACACAACCTGTGCGTAGATCACTTCCGTAAGTTAAAACGCCTTCCCACTATTGTGGATAGCGATAATAACGACATATTCGAGTGGTTACAGGTGGCAGACGATACGCCCGAGCAGAAAATGATACGCCAGCAAAGCCATGCCCGCGTGCATAACATGCTACAGGAACTGCCCGAAGAGCAACGGGAAGTGATTGTATTGCGTCACTTTGGCGATCTCAGCTTTAAAGAGATTGCAGAAGCCACCAATTGTAGTATTAACACTGCTTTAGGGCGCATGCGCTACGGGTTAATTAATCTGCGCCGTATGATGACCGAAAAGCAGATTGCTTTGTAA
- the uvrA gene encoding excinuclease ABC subunit UvrA produces MKRNTTVAEKDKKRKDTPTPEEQKDMIVVKGARTHNLKNVTVGFPRNKFIVVTGVSGSGKSSLTIDTLFAEGQRRYAESLSAYARQFMARMVKPDVDYIKGLCPAIAIEQKVITRTPRSTVGSMTEIYDYLRLLYARAGKTISPISGKEVKKDDVTDVVEDIKQLPEGMRVVILVAFKQHDNRDVKEELNILMQKGFSRMYIRGREEAPELLRIEELLEMDEKELKKKIPAKPKAAAKSKTAKAKTEEDENATDKKAGSHIYLLIDRVVTKEFEEDDIHRLSDSINTAFYEGEGEVLLEINGKELVHYSNRFELDGLTFEEPVPNLFSFNNPYGACPTCEGFGQVLGIDEDLVIPDRRLSVYEGAVAPWKGEKLGLWRDQFVKGARSIDFPIHKAIADLTPAQYKLLWNGNGSVYGIRDFFKEVEQNLYKVQYRVLLSRYRGRTTCPECGGSRLRKEALYIKIDDRNIGELCEWQVKDLQQWFANVPLTEHQQQIAKRILLEINQRLQTLVDVGLGYLTLNRLANSLSGGESQRIQLTRSLGSNLTNSLYILDEPSIGLHSRDTERLISVLKQLKELGNTVVVVEHDEMMMREADHIIDMGPLASHLGGEVVAAGTYDELIADDNSLTGKYLKGELTIDVPRQPRKWKSSIVVEGARQNNLKDVTVTFPLNVLCVVSGVSGSGKTTLVKQVLYPALKKLKGEPADKVGFHKAIKGDLDSISQIELVDQNPIGKSSRSNPITYIKAYDDIRDLYSRQPLAKMRGFQPKHFSFNVDGGRCDTCKGEGEQIVEMQFLADVHLTCEVCGGKRFKEEVLEVHYKGKSIYDVLEMSVDEAIEFFGEEKNLVKAIQPLHDVGLGYIKLGQSSDTLSGGEAQRVKLASFLGKGKSQGHIMFIFDEPTTGLHFHDIKKLLSSFRALIEQGHSLLVIEHNTDVIKSADWVIDLGPEAGDAGGNLVFAGIPSELKNIKESYTGKFL; encoded by the coding sequence ATGAAAAGGAACACTACGGTAGCAGAAAAAGATAAAAAACGGAAGGATACACCCACCCCGGAGGAGCAGAAAGATATGATAGTGGTAAAGGGAGCAAGAACCCATAACCTTAAAAACGTAACAGTAGGCTTTCCCCGAAATAAATTTATTGTGGTAACCGGGGTGTCGGGCAGCGGAAAATCGTCGCTCACCATCGATACCCTGTTTGCCGAAGGGCAACGGCGCTATGCAGAAAGCCTGAGCGCTTATGCACGCCAGTTTATGGCCCGGATGGTAAAACCCGATGTGGATTATATAAAAGGGTTATGCCCAGCCATTGCCATTGAGCAGAAGGTAATTACGCGTACCCCACGCAGTACGGTGGGTAGTATGACGGAGATTTATGATTACCTGCGTTTATTGTATGCCCGTGCTGGTAAAACCATTTCGCCCATCAGCGGTAAGGAAGTGAAGAAAGACGACGTTACCGATGTGGTGGAAGACATTAAACAATTGCCGGAAGGTATGCGGGTGGTAATACTGGTGGCTTTTAAACAGCACGATAACCGGGATGTGAAAGAGGAACTGAACATTCTGATGCAGAAAGGCTTTAGCCGTATGTATATCCGGGGCAGGGAAGAAGCACCGGAATTGCTGCGCATAGAAGAGTTGCTGGAAATGGACGAAAAGGAGCTGAAAAAGAAAATTCCGGCCAAACCCAAAGCAGCTGCTAAGTCTAAAACTGCCAAAGCCAAAACGGAAGAAGACGAAAACGCTACCGACAAAAAAGCCGGCAGTCATATTTACTTGTTGATAGATCGGGTGGTGACCAAAGAATTTGAAGAAGATGATATTCACCGCTTATCCGATTCCATTAACACGGCTTTTTATGAAGGTGAAGGCGAGGTGCTGCTGGAAATAAATGGCAAAGAACTGGTGCATTACAGCAACCGGTTTGAACTGGATGGGCTTACGTTTGAAGAGCCGGTTCCTAACCTGTTCTCTTTTAATAATCCTTACGGAGCCTGTCCTACCTGTGAAGGTTTTGGACAAGTACTGGGTATAGATGAAGACCTGGTAATACCTGACAGAAGATTAAGTGTGTATGAAGGGGCTGTGGCTCCCTGGAAAGGGGAGAAACTGGGCCTGTGGCGCGATCAGTTTGTAAAAGGGGCCCGTAGCATTGATTTCCCTATTCATAAGGCAATTGCCGATTTAACACCGGCGCAGTATAAGCTACTGTGGAATGGCAATGGCAGTGTATATGGTATTCGTGATTTCTTTAAAGAAGTAGAGCAAAATTTGTACAAGGTACAATACCGTGTGTTGTTAAGCCGGTACCGTGGCCGTACTACCTGTCCGGAATGCGGCGGTTCGCGTTTGCGCAAAGAAGCCTTGTATATAAAAATTGATGACCGCAATATTGGTGAGCTGTGCGAGTGGCAGGTAAAAGACCTGCAACAATGGTTTGCAAACGTGCCTTTAACCGAACATCAGCAACAAATAGCCAAAAGAATATTGCTGGAAATAAATCAACGCCTGCAAACATTGGTAGATGTAGGATTGGGTTATTTAACGCTGAACCGTTTGGCCAATTCACTAAGCGGTGGCGAAAGTCAGCGTATACAACTTACCCGCAGCCTGGGTAGTAACCTTACCAACTCGTTATATATTCTGGATGAGCCTTCTATAGGGTTACACTCCCGCGATACCGAGCGTTTGATCAGCGTGTTAAAGCAGCTGAAAGAACTGGGTAATACGGTAGTGGTAGTGGAACACGATGAAATGATGATGCGCGAAGCAGATCATATTATTGATATGGGGCCGCTGGCTTCACACTTAGGGGGTGAAGTGGTGGCTGCTGGTACATACGACGAACTGATTGCAGATGACAACAGCTTAACAGGTAAATACCTGAAAGGTGAACTGACTATTGATGTGCCCAGGCAACCCCGTAAATGGAAAAGCAGCATAGTAGTAGAAGGCGCAAGGCAAAACAACCTGAAAGACGTAACTGTTACGTTTCCATTGAATGTACTGTGCGTGGTAAGCGGCGTAAGTGGTAGTGGCAAAACCACCCTGGTAAAACAGGTGTTGTACCCTGCCTTGAAAAAACTGAAAGGAGAACCGGCTGATAAAGTCGGCTTCCATAAAGCTATTAAAGGAGACCTGGATAGCATCAGCCAGATTGAACTGGTAGATCAGAACCCCATTGGTAAATCATCACGCAGTAACCCTATTACATACATTAAGGCTTACGATGATATACGCGATTTGTATTCCCGTCAGCCATTGGCTAAGATGCGTGGCTTTCAGCCCAAGCATTTTTCCTTTAACGTAGATGGCGGACGTTGCGATACCTGTAAAGGTGAAGGTGAACAAATTGTGGAAATGCAGTTTTTGGCCGATGTGCATTTAACCTGTGAGGTATGTGGCGGTAAACGCTTTAAAGAAGAAGTGCTGGAAGTACACTATAAAGGCAAAAGCATTTATGATGTACTGGAAATGAGTGTGGATGAAGCCATTGAATTTTTTGGGGAAGAGAAAAACCTGGTAAAAGCAATTCAGCCTTTACATGATGTAGGCTTAGGATATATTAAACTCGGGCAAAGTAGCGATACTTTAAGTGGTGGTGAAGCGCAAAGGGTAAAACTGGCCAGCTTCTTAGGCAAGGGCAAAAGCCAGGGGCATATCATGTTTATTTTTGATGAACCTACTACCGGCTTGCATTTTCATGATATTAAAAAGTTATTGAGTTCGTTCCGTGCTTTAATTGAACAAGGGCATTCTCTGTTGGTGATAGAACATAACACCGATGTAATTAAGAGTGCCGACTGGGTGATAGACCTGGGGCCGGAAGCGGGCGATGCGGGTGGTAACCTGGTATTTGCCGGCATTCCTTCTGAATTAAAAAATATAAAAGAAAGCTATACCGGTAAGTTTTTATAA
- a CDS encoding ferritin-like domain-containing protein, whose translation MSTLTTATTNETTIDVLNDLIEIHNDRITGYRNAIDELKSEDIDLKPLFTDMIVESEGLKLELSSEVQMLGGQTETGTTASGKIYRAWMDVKAMFTGHTRHAILASCEGGEDAAQKAYRSALEEEDISMSVKTKLTRQQQQLKQSHDKVKHLRDQAA comes from the coding sequence ATGAGTACGTTAACAACAGCAACAACCAATGAAACTACCATTGATGTATTAAATGATCTGATCGAAATTCACAACGACCGTATCACCGGTTATAGAAACGCTATTGATGAATTAAAGAGTGAAGACATTGATCTGAAACCTTTATTTACTGATATGATTGTAGAAAGCGAAGGTTTAAAACTGGAGCTGTCATCTGAAGTGCAAATGCTGGGCGGCCAAACAGAAACCGGCACCACTGCCAGTGGTAAAATTTACCGTGCATGGATGGACGTAAAAGCAATGTTCACCGGCCACACCAGGCATGCAATACTTGCCAGCTGTGAAGGCGGTGAGGATGCTGCACAAAAGGCTTACCGCAGTGCACTGGAAGAAGAAGATATCTCTATGTCTGTAAAAACCAAGCTTACCAGGCAGCAGCAACAACTAAAACAGTCTCACGATAAAGTGAAACATTTACGCGATCAGGCTGCCTAA
- the ligD gene encoding DNA ligase D: MSLARYKQKRSFSHTPEPAGGKASSGRLRFVIQKHDASHLHYDFRLEMDGVLKSWAVPKGPSTDPSVKRLAMMVEDHPYDYRTFEGIIPEGNYGAGTVIVWDEGTYEPLEQAKTKKEQEKLLLKQLNAGSLKFALHGKKLKGEFALVHTHGRGENSWLLIKHRDKYAATTDITKKDKSVVSGKTLAKVEATSTHIYGEDHKEPDTAGKVKVPVKKVAANKTAAKTAFKKTAAKKAVKPKSATTQAVKKKAPATQGVKKAFPKNSSPMLATLVDKPFDEEGWLYEIKWDGYRALTLKHGKSTELVSRNQKSFNEKFYPIYEAVKQWKVDAVVDGEIVVVNKNGVSNFGLLQNWRSEADGDLYYYVFDLLWLNGYDVTSLPLQQRRQLLKEQLPSPDGPIRMSENFNATATEFLAAAAETGLEGIIAKKENSKYEPGNRSRNWLKMKTGKRHEVVIGGFTQNKGSVKLFSSLLVGVYENGKLQYTGKIGTGFTEAMQKDMMKQFKPLITSKLPFEQEPDVNKPSRFRPDPPHASVTWLRPKLVCEVSYTEITSDGVMRHPSFEGMREDKKAKDVKREIAVPVKTVKENKSALHTSKVLQPAGKTARKTLLNPTDESQVRKVNGQELSFTNLDKIYWPKDKISKRDMLNYYYQVAPYILPYIKNRPQSLNRFPNGIDGQAFYQKDVTGKVPDWVTLFPYHSKDDKEQKNFMVCTEEAGLLLMANMGCIEINPWSSTVNKPDNPTWCIIDLDPGKNTPFDKVIEAANVTHQLLDAAGIPSYCKTSGSTGMHIYIPLGAKYTYEQSKEFARVIVTLVQAQIPAFTSIERQISARKGKLYLDFLQNRPQATLAAPYSVRPRPKASVSMPLHWEEVKKGLKVTDFTIANAIARIQAEGDLFKPVLGKGISLTKALKQLEVL, from the coding sequence ATGAGCCTTGCCAGATATAAGCAAAAGCGCAGCTTTTCGCACACACCAGAACCCGCTGGAGGTAAAGCCAGCAGTGGCCGCCTTCGTTTTGTGATCCAGAAACATGATGCTTCTCATTTGCACTACGATTTCCGGCTGGAAATGGATGGCGTATTAAAAAGCTGGGCAGTGCCTAAAGGGCCTTCTACAGACCCTTCTGTAAAACGCCTGGCTATGATGGTAGAAGATCACCCTTACGATTACCGCACTTTTGAAGGAATTATACCGGAAGGTAATTATGGTGCAGGAACGGTGATTGTATGGGATGAAGGTACCTATGAGCCATTAGAACAGGCGAAAACAAAGAAAGAACAGGAAAAGTTGCTGTTGAAGCAATTGAATGCCGGCTCGCTCAAGTTTGCCCTGCATGGTAAAAAGCTGAAAGGAGAATTTGCTTTAGTACATACGCATGGAAGGGGAGAAAACTCCTGGTTGCTGATTAAGCACCGTGATAAATATGCCGCTACTACTGATATTACCAAAAAGGATAAATCGGTTGTTTCAGGCAAAACATTGGCAAAAGTAGAAGCTACCAGCACCCATATCTATGGGGAAGATCATAAAGAGCCTGATACTGCGGGGAAAGTAAAGGTGCCTGTGAAGAAGGTTGCCGCAAATAAAACAGCCGCTAAAACAGCCTTTAAAAAGACGGCCGCTAAAAAAGCAGTTAAGCCTAAATCCGCCACCACCCAGGCCGTTAAAAAAAAAGCCCCAGCCACACAGGGCGTAAAAAAAGCCTTTCCTAAAAATAGTAGCCCTATGCTGGCAACCCTGGTAGATAAACCATTTGATGAAGAAGGCTGGCTATACGAAATTAAATGGGATGGTTACCGGGCATTGACGTTAAAGCATGGGAAATCTACTGAACTGGTTTCGCGCAATCAGAAATCGTTTAATGAAAAATTCTATCCAATATATGAAGCCGTAAAGCAATGGAAGGTGGATGCTGTAGTAGATGGAGAAATTGTGGTAGTGAATAAAAACGGGGTATCTAATTTCGGTTTGTTGCAAAACTGGCGCAGTGAAGCCGATGGCGATTTGTATTACTATGTATTTGACCTTCTCTGGTTGAATGGATATGATGTAACCTCCTTGCCTTTGCAGCAGCGTCGCCAGTTGTTGAAAGAGCAATTACCTTCCCCGGATGGACCTATCAGGATGAGTGAAAACTTTAATGCTACTGCTACCGAATTTCTGGCTGCTGCTGCTGAAACCGGCCTGGAGGGTATTATCGCTAAAAAAGAAAATAGTAAATATGAACCTGGTAACCGGTCGCGCAACTGGCTTAAAATGAAAACGGGTAAAAGGCATGAAGTGGTAATAGGTGGCTTTACGCAAAATAAGGGTTCTGTGAAGTTGTTCAGTTCGCTATTGGTAGGTGTATATGAAAATGGAAAACTGCAATACACCGGTAAAATAGGCACCGGCTTTACAGAAGCGATGCAAAAAGATATGATGAAGCAGTTTAAGCCCCTTATTACCAGCAAGCTTCCTTTTGAACAGGAACCGGATGTAAATAAACCTTCCCGCTTCCGGCCCGATCCACCTCATGCCAGCGTTACATGGTTACGGCCTAAGCTGGTATGTGAAGTAAGCTATACCGAAATAACCAGTGATGGCGTAATGCGGCATCCTTCTTTTGAAGGCATGCGGGAGGATAAAAAAGCAAAAGACGTAAAACGCGAAATAGCCGTTCCCGTGAAAACAGTGAAAGAAAACAAAAGCGCCCTGCACACCAGCAAGGTGCTACAGCCAGCTGGCAAAACAGCACGTAAAACCCTGTTGAATCCGACTGATGAAAGCCAGGTGCGGAAGGTGAATGGGCAGGAGTTGAGCTTTACCAACCTGGATAAAATATACTGGCCCAAAGACAAGATCTCTAAAAGAGACATGCTGAATTATTACTACCAGGTAGCGCCTTATATCTTGCCCTATATCAAAAACAGACCTCAATCGTTGAACCGGTTTCCGAATGGCATTGACGGTCAGGCATTTTACCAGAAAGATGTAACGGGTAAGGTGCCGGATTGGGTAACCCTGTTTCCTTATCATAGCAAGGATGACAAAGAGCAGAAAAACTTTATGGTATGTACAGAGGAAGCCGGACTGTTGTTAATGGCCAATATGGGCTGCATTGAAATCAATCCCTGGAGCAGTACCGTGAACAAGCCGGACAATCCTACCTGGTGCATCATCGACTTAGATCCCGGTAAGAATACACCGTTTGATAAGGTGATAGAAGCGGCCAATGTAACACATCAGTTACTGGATGCGGCAGGTATTCCTTCTTATTGCAAAACCTCCGGCTCTACAGGTATGCATATCTATATTCCGTTAGGAGCGAAATATACCTATGAGCAATCGAAAGAGTTTGCCCGGGTGATTGTGACCCTGGTGCAGGCGCAGATACCCGCTTTCACCAGTATAGAGCGGCAGATAAGTGCCCGTAAGGGAAAGTTATACCTCGACTTTTTACAAAACCGCCCGCAGGCCACCCTGGCTGCTCCTTATTCGGTAAGGCCCAGGCCTAAGGCTTCGGTGTCCATGCCCTTGCATTGGGAAGAGGTGAAAAAGGGATTGAAGGTTACCGACTTTACTATTGCCAATGCCATAGCCAGGATACAGGCCGAAGGCGACCTGTTTAAGCCGGTATTGGGCAAAGGCATTAGCCTGACTAAAGCATTGAAGCAACTGGAAGTGCTCTAA